Part of the Scylla paramamosain isolate STU-SP2022 unplaced genomic scaffold, ASM3559412v1 Contig7, whole genome shotgun sequence genome, atgcctcttcctctcctgttttccctgtctttatggaacagtgtataaccatctatcttaacctctggattaaatactttccCTGACATATCTAatcaagtttctgttaaagcaatgatatcaagttTCTCTACACGCCATTCccctaagcaagtctattttattcaaaatacttctacagtttttatagtaaacacttaagctatttatTACCTTctctgagctagttacctttctagatttaactaatttgtctttcattttgACCTCATAACCTCTTCTTCCCTACTGACTGAtgaaaaaagcgctggagtcCAGTTACTTCCCACTCGAGTATTGTGGCCTAAACCCAGGCACCCTGGcatgataaatgcactccatcccggATTTACAAGGAATCCCTACTCTAGAAGAGGTCCCAATTGTTGATGAATGTCTATTCATTACTTACAATGATTCATGAGCCTGcaattcactgtaatagccctggacagccagtCACCACTAACGCCCTCCTCAGCAAGACTCCACATACCACAGgaatccctcccttgtccctagtCCTCTCCAGAACCTGTCAAAACTTCCCGaacagctcctcactcctgaccttaccaaggtcattccctcccacattgagaaaaacaatgggcttggtccaaTAATTTTCCaagtgtctagcctatcagcaaCCTTCCCTATCCCACGCTCCCAGCAAACACACCCTTGACCTACGCTTCCTGTCTCTGACACaaaacgcactatctaagtgcctaacctgactatcaccaagtacaagcactctaccttggggcaggttAACTGTGACTGCAAGatgatacagtaaaatccctctcatccggcattcaagtatccggcacatttttccccaagccttaaaatcaataaaaaatcaatgtgtcctcataaaattgattaaaattcctgcgcgaggcatactttgtcccctcgccagagcgcactgcttcgcaccagccacggcccactgcactgtgtttactcagtgactcagtcctgcgtgtgcactgtttatcgcctgacgccttcatcatgcccaAAGTTGTagaaagaggaagcatgttgtgcttacacttaagcagctgatcagatcagctgctgattaagatcagctgatctttgttatggtaagatgcgtgagtgtaggatggtgattgtggacataatttcacttctattacagctgatctttgttatggtaagatgcgtgagcgtagggtggtgattgtgaacataatttcacttctattcaagtatctggtaatattcaagtatccggcatgtcggcggtcctgttgatgccggataagagggattttactgtatttccaagacgatcaggaatacaagttgggtgttgcaccagttgctctagggcatgaaggatagcaaagttgaaggctagttcaccaggatggtcagtgaaaggagagaaaagccaaagctagtggtgaacattgaagcctCCAATAATGGAGATCttcgcaaaagggaagagagtcagaatgtgctccactttggaagttatgtattcaaagaatttcttatagtcagaggaattaagtgagaggtatacagcacagataaatttagtttgagagtgactctgtagtcatagccagatggtggaaaaactcagaaaattcaagagcttgggcatgagagcaggttaagtcattgcgcacatagacacaacatccagctttggattgaaaatgacgATAGAAAAAATTGAAGGGGACAGAAAAGgcgttactgtcagttgcctcagacacctgacagtaaccccttttctgtgtCCTCAattatttatccctttctctggtaaagtcttaAACTccttgcctacttctgtatttccaccttcctatgacttaaactctttcaaaagggagttttcaagacacttatcctgtaatttttgactaccaatTTTGACTCcatttggggactggcacctctgtgggccttttttttattacagttttgttgcctttggttgatgcccctcctacataaaaaaaaaaaaaaaaaagaaaaagaaaaagaaaagaaaaatcttaaAGGTAATTACCCTGCAGCTGTCAAAGTaattatgataaaataaaggacaagaattaaaagcttttttcTACTAAATAATTTCTATTTTATGTCTTATGTCAGGTGATTGTTAGAAACCTAAGTTTCAAACCACCAAATCAGCAAAGAAAGGTTGATTTTGTGAAGGTTCTGGTAATAATTAACATTTTCCTGTTGATATAATTACAGTGGTACCTTATGATTCAAGCTTGATTGGTTCTTTTAGAGTGTTTGAGTTGAGAAGCAATTTATCCCATTcgaattaatgtaaaaaaattcatccatttcaggTAGAAAATCCCCCCTTTTTTAGGGGTTTATGTTGTGCACTAAACTTATcattgaatgaaaataacataaattatagaaaaaaatgtaaaaaaaaaatgaaataccaCATATTTTGGTGTATAAGATGACACGAATCATcctaaaaaggcaaaaaaaaagtgggttgtCCTATACGTCAGATACAAAAGCAATGACCTTAAAATTTAATgcaaaataccattgtaaataAATACCCACCTCAAAATGATAAatgttccctccttccttccttcctttctttctttttttttctctctctctctctctctctctctctctctctctctctctctctctctctctctctctctctctctctctctctctctctctctctctctctctctctccccccccaaaaTAGGTACCTGGAAACAGCACTGGCTCAGTTACATATTGGGCACACCAACCTCATGCACTCCCACCTTATGAATAGCTTCCCATCCCCCTTATGCCCAACTTGTGACATAATCCTCTCTGTTTcccacatcctcctctcctgcttgAGACATACAGCTGCTCGTGCTGCTGCCTTCTCTCATCTCGTTTCTCTTTCCTGCCTCCCGTGTCTACACGATATTCTTAGAGCCACAAACCTTCTGTATGGACCACCTCATATCATACTTAAAACAAATTAGTATCCTCCACTTAATATAACAATCTCACCATAATAATCACTCTTCAACCTTCAGACCAGCAACCCCATTAATTATTACCCTCACTGCCCTCTCTTCCCTGACATAGTGCCATTTGAACCCAGCAGTCTGGTGCTCATACTCCCAGTTAattagtcagtctctctctctctctctctctctctctctctctctctctctctctctctctctctctctctctctctctctctctctctctctctctctctctctctctctctctctctctctctctctctctctctctgaagcaaaaatgacatagaatgaatgaggggggagagagagcaaggtatcactcccttttgccttatctctgacagataagggtgaggagaggtgacagggagggaggtttgagacctgatgaaaaggaagagagagagagagagagagagagagagagagagagagagagagagagagagagagagagagagagagagagagagagagagagagagagagagagagaagggtaaggaaggaagggcacaAATGCTAGAGGAACTGACTGCTTGAATGGGTGTATTTGTTCGAATTGGAAGACCACGTTCAAATTGGAAGACAAAATTTGTTCGCCAACCCTGTTCAAATTGGGAGTTGTTCAAATTGTTTGAATCATGTGGTATGACTATTTGAATTTTGTGAATTTCCATTCAGTGAGTTTTCTCTGGCACCAGTTCATTGCCAAGTGTGAGACTGTGTAGATCTCTCTAttttaattaatgttttctGCATGTGTCACAATGAATATTGCATTAGTGATTCCTCTGCCAAATATAAACACAGACTACATAAAACATATTTAACCCAACTTTCTCAGGTAAAGCCTTTAATGTTTCTTTGCATTAGCTTCATTAGCTAACCTGGACCAATATAACCCAATGCATGGCTTTTTCTTCCATGCACATTGACATTTACATCTTAACTACTCATTAGAAATATCTGATTCATATGTAATAGCATTTATAACctattatttcatattattgtCTTACATACCAGTGGTActgtattttcttaattcttttccattccctcttatcatttcccttcttccctttcatatatatatatatatatatatatatatatatatatatatatatatatatatatatatatatatatatatatatatatatatatatatatatattgtattccTGCTTTCTCCCtgtacttccttttttctttttctcagccTCTTCTTTTAACTCCCTTATCATCTCTTACAGGTGACTGGCCTCATGCCTTCCGCCATGTGCCTCGCAGAAAGCTCCAGTTACCTCCTTGGAACCagcaaataaaggaagaagcgtTACTAAAAAAGATACAACGGAGACAGAGGTTAGTGAAaagtttggtctctctctctctctctctctctctctctctctctctctctctctctctctctctctctctctctcagatatctttgtgtgtgggtgtaattCACTACTATGCTCCACTGTCAGCTGTGCACTGCTGCAATAGAGTTCCTCAGTATTCCATGCACAGCCTTGAGCATGGCTAACCATGCATTTTCTGCTGCTGGCCTAAGGCTTTTCAACAACTTATCTGTTAATCTTATAAATACTGAGAATATAAATGCTTTTAGGAATGGCCTGAAGACCTACGTACCTCTTCTGACAAATTTACCAAACTGACAGAGTGCTTTGTTTCTGTGGTACTATACTTGTATGTGGTTTGCTGCTTCGGATATCCTTTTCACTTCCAATAATTTTTTTGCATTCATTGATTTTAGTTTATCAAATTTTAAACTTTTACTCTTtaaagttttttgttttttttttactgttgtctAATTTATTTTGATTGATTTACATCACTAATTTTTACTTTGactttttaatttctcttctttttacaattttttaaaatttaattTTCAATTTTGAATTacccctttctttactttcatgtatatatcttcctttatttccagtcattgttctttttgtctttttttctgggtCTTTTGTAGCACTATTTTAACTATTTAACCCTATGCCCTTTTGGAACTGCTCTATTATGTACTTTGAAAGTGCATaatcaaataacaaaaataataataataataataataataataataataataataataatgatgatgatgatgatgatgatgatgatgataataaaataataattataatactgtCTCAAGAATTTTGgacttatctttttcttttttttctttcccagagagagagagagagaaagagagagagagagagagaaacaacagcagcagcagcagcagacttgttcatgaattcctctctctctcattaataatGAATTGCTTCCTCATGAGTTTTTCCTATTAGACcactgtcttcttttctcctttggcCATTCCCTAGAGTAAGGGGTTGAGGCCATGTATGAATCTCCTTcagttgttcctcttctttgcaTCTTCATCTGTGATTCCCATTTTTTGCAGTTCTACTGTAATTCCACCCCTCTATCTTACTCTGTCTTCCTTTCAATGTTCTTCCTTCAACTGGTTTTCTCCAGACTCTTTTAATTGTTTCCTGATCTTCAATCTCTTCTTACTGCATGACCAAAACATCTAATTTTCATCTTATCACTTCTGTAATGCACTTCACTCTTGCTGGTATTCTTGCTTTTTccattttgttgatgttttctgAGTGATCACACCTATTATGcacctcaacattttcttccctGTTCTTTCCAATTTCATCATCAACAAATTCAGTAAATGATCTGTTTTGTGTCCGTCTCCAACCTCAGCCACTCATACATTGGTTCCAGGCATCTTCTTGCCTAGTAGTAATCCAGCTTGGTCAGTGTTGCCTAGAGCCACTGCTTAGTTGGTTTCCCTTGTTGTCTGCTTCTTGAATGTAAACATCTCCAGTGACATTGGCCAAAAGCTGAGTTGCTTCTGAGTCATCTTAGGTTGACATGCATCTCTAAGAAAATTTGGAAATAATcatctctctctaaagaattaGTGTATgtaatattgaaggaatgttGTTAAGTAGAAACTATATTATTCTGTGAGCTAACAGTACAGATTTAGTGCATAAATCTTTAAgaatttgatttttatataattcatttACTGTGATTATTCAGTTAACTATTCTTGTATAAACTTTAAGAATGTTAAATGtgttatttcttgtcttttgcTTTCCATAGCAAAAAACTCTGGCTTTTCAGTTTCAAGAATTAagtttttcctcattcttttataCACATGATGCCTTATTTTGACACTGAAATCTTAAGACACTAACATCTTTAGCTAGTGTTCTAAGACCCCATGTATCAAGGTACTAAGTGCACTCTGTGAATTCATGTAACTGTAATTCAACTACTGAAATCTGAACTAAACAAGCTGTTTGAGCTAAGCCGTACTTGCAAGCTTAGTGATTGATTGCTTCTGTGTATTCACAACTCACCGATGTATATTATTTTACTGCATTTTAATTAAAATCTTGTATAATTGGAgcattttatcatatttcataaatgccaaaaaaatattcaagcctatcatgtaaaataaaagattaatgaGCAAAATCTCTCAATGAATGTAATCTAATCAATGTTTGTGTCATTTACGTGACACCACACAACTGCCACAGGCAGCACACACTGCCTTCCCAAAGTTTACATTTATTAGTGGTGTCGAAACTATTGTCCCAATAGGGTTTCATGTTGACGGGTAATAATTTCAATTATCCACTGTAACAAGTGGATAGACTAACAAGGATACAGTTCTTGTCGATCCGGGCTTCTGGAACAAAACTGTTCTCAGTTTGCTTCATATGCCAGTCAGTTACACTTGAGGAGCGATCAGAGTTATACTCCTCCCATTCAAGCAGTTAGACTCCAGCCAGTGTTCATTGCAGTTCATCATTCCTCCTATTAACCTTACTACTACAGGCAGACATCCCTTCCCAACTCCAGCTAAGTACCCTGTCTAGTCCTGTGCCTGTGCACTGATAGGTACTTAGCCTCATCCCATGTCTGCCTAGATCAAGGTAAATCTTATTCTGTAACCTGGTATTAGACCATATATGCTAATTCACCATAGGTGTAAAAGAGTGAAGGTGGGCCACACTTTGGTGAGCATTGGCATGGGGCAGGCAGCGCCACCCTTCCTGGGCCATGGCATATGGAGTAGGGctaccatttccttttctccattgcCGTCACATTCCCAGTCACAGGTGGCTGGTGCCCATTTCAAAGCTGAGTGAACCAACAAGTAACAGGCAGACATCCCAGAAAAATCCAAGCCATGACCAAGATTTGAACTTGGTTTCTTGCTTTGTAGTTAGCTGCACTATTTGCAGGGTGCACTGCCTGTGGCAGCTGTGTTGTGACAGTGCTACATGTCACATACTTGATACTAACATTGGTGGTAAATTATATTTGTGGGAACTTTTTAGACCTTTACACTCACTCTATGGTCTCCCagctaacacacaaacacagaaaacacaacTAAATATAATCATAAATAACCAATAACTTACCTGTGGTTTGGGCTGGCTGTGGTCGTTGGTGAGTTGGTGTCACTGTGCATTCCAGGCCAGCGGCTAAATGTGTTTTCATAGCAAAGACAGATTATTTGCTGCTGTGCAGGTTTCCTTGGTTCTAAGTTCTTAGCAACTTAGTGAATATTCAAAGTGGAGTAGATATGACTTGAAAGGCAGCTGCGAGTCAGGCAGTTCCACTCCTCGTGGGCTCCTTCCTATATCAAAAACAATAGCTACCTATAATCATCTCCATATCTCTGATTCCCAATTTATTTATAATAGCAACTAATACTTAGTTTTTACTAAATTAACCTTAATTATCCCTTAatttaactttacaatttatatacaaatcacACCATAAACCAATAAGGCATTGGTATTATGCACAATAGTGGAAATTTCCACAACATTCACAAATATGTTTTgctctttattcctttatttcacaTGGtaagtttgagtgttttgattattattgtcttttaGTATTAatgaattataataaaaatactgcAATAGTGCAAGATTTTTATTTGAATGTATTGAAAACTGTTGTGTGTACTACTCACATACTTGGCAACATTGATGATGCATTCTTTGAGAGATTTTGTTCAttaattctttattctttataggCTGGAATATTGCGCTTATCATCTTTTAGTATACATGAAATATAATGGACCATATGAATTGCAACATAATGTAAAATGcagtaaaaacaaagaaatacctGAATGGGGAATAAATGACAATGGCCAACCAACACTCAGCTTACACATTCACCTTAGTCCACTCAGCTTGCTCATTCCAGCTTCCTCCTTCCAGTGAATGAATGGAATTTAGTAACAGGTTtaatccttatttttccttatgaAAGCAGCCTTTTTTGTGCCTTACTTGAGATCCTCCAGTATCCAAAAAGTGCTGTGGTGTGCACCTACCCTCACCAACAGTCAGTCTACAAATGTTACAGCACAACAGGGATAGCAAACATATATTCTCCAGGCTCTGTTTATTGGTTTTACAAACATTCTTTGTTTCCATGACAATTAGTAGCATAAATAAGTTTCTTTTAAGTAATCCAAGTCAAGATCATTGATGTAGCCCTCAGTGATGGAAGTAGTCAGTGGGTTAAGCAACACATCACACAGGATATGTTCCCCATTCATTAGCTTGTTTCcagcaatttttatttatttattaactcatttatttttattattattattttctatttccctgCACATCAGTATCAGTATCTAACACCTTGTCTCTTCCACAGAAGTTCAAGAAACCACTAGTGGTCATCAAAAGTGGTGATAGTCAATCTGGTTCCTTACTGCATCCCAAAGTGCATAAATTGTTTTGAAGGGTAAGTACCTGGAAATAATGGAATACATGAAGGGTACATGACATGGTCAGTGTGTATGGGTGAATTGTACAAAAAGATGTTTTAGGAAGAATATTGtcatgtaagaaattaatttaaatCAAGATTAAAGTATTAAATATACTTTTAAATGTAAATGAGAAATATGAAATGTATGAacatataattattttgttttattgtacaTTTAGCACCTAGTAACAATTATTCAGGACTGAATagctatttttattatattcaaaATAGACCtaaaaattttatttatatgttttcagTCTTAAAGCTagagagaaatgtttttttttaattaagcaGCCTAGAGGCTAAGGTATGCAGTATGTATTTCTCAAAAGCTCCCAGAAGAGTGCATGAGGCTGAATCTTAAGAAAATTAGTCACTCCACAGTAAGCTTTTCTTGGTTCACCTTATGTTTTGACAGTACAAGAGGGGAAGGAGTTGATGATGATCATAACTGCCATGTTTGTTAAAGATTCTTTAATCCATACATCTGTCATGGCCTGAATCTGGTTTCTGCTTTATATTTGTGAATATATTGACTTACTTATCTGACAAAACCCCTTCCTtcagtgtagtttttttttagatcagaTTCACTAATGTAACAGggtttctgtatttcctgttCATCTATCCAGTTATTTGCATCTagaacttcttcttctttgcattCTAGAACTTTTTTTTAGTTAACTAAATTTCTGCTTACtgcaataaatacaaaaaaatttcTTACTGCAACAACTACTAGAGAATTATGCTTATTGCAACAGGTACAGAAAATATTTCAACTTATTGCAACAGGTACAGAAAATATTTCAACTTATTGCAACAGGTACAGAAAATATTTCAAAGTCTGGCTATCAATCCTCATAGTGAACATTTATTTGTTAATGAAATTCACTGAAAATATGAGGCAAAGACTAGCCAAGCAGTAATATTAACACATGCAGGCTGTTCACTTGAAGCAGCACAGTCACATACACATCTCCAAGGGATGTAAAAAGCAGGTAATGCACCATATTAAAGAGGACTTTTTAAGAGATAAAATGTATATACCTATCATAATTACTAAAATGTAACTTAAAAGATTTTCCTTACTTTGAAGTCCTGTTGACTTTTGGTAATCCTTGTATAATTCCTTCATTCTTAGGGAGCAGTCACATACTAAGAGTGGGAGGGCTCAGCCATACCATAAATCAACCCATTGGTGATGTGACTGTGTCGTCTGCTTTGGGGTACTATCAACATGATGGGTGCATGGTGGGGGTGGACAGCAGCAGGAGGCGACATTGTTGCCATTTGGGAAAGGGTCCCAATATGGACcttcttcatatattttatgGACTAAtccagtgttttacttagataTTATAGTAGCAAATGATTTATGATTTGTTGGAATATATATCTGATAAGTTATGAAAGAGCAAATTTAACTCAAATGTTCTTATAGTTTATGAAAGACTTTGTTTATTATGATTATAAGCCCATGGAAACATCAGTTGGCTCAACTGCTGGTTGTCTACACTTCCCTGTTTCATAGGCCATTGTGCTGATTTTTGCAGTTATCCTTGTTCATGCTTGCTTTTTCAGCTGGAATATCCTCTTGTTTATCATCTTATTGTTCTGTTGTGAGCTCCACCAGTAGTTACTTATCACCACACCAATTTGAACATTTATCCAATTGACTCATATTAAGAAAGGCATAATCAGTTGAAAAAATCTGGTCACAAAAGTGGTGGTGTGACAGCAGCCTGTGGCTTTACTGGATAGTTGGGAGAGAGTGGTGTGGTGACACACATGGGATTAACAAAGTTCAAATACAGCACCAGGCAGCCAGCTGCATTATTTACATTGTGTTTATGATTATGCTAATGTATTTGTTATTCAATCTATCATTACATGTATTATTATACATTACACTATTGTAACTTCAGTATGTATAAAATGCTTTAATTATGAAGTTTTCCATATGTATATGTCTGCCAGGGTTATCAACTTACCTCACAAGCATCcccaaggaagaaaagggagtggGTTCATTTGTGGTACCCAGTGGCTGGGGATCCCCAtcaaagggaaggggaagatggtAAGGTTGATTTATAGTACAGCTGTCACCCCCCAAGGAAGCTTAATTCTCAAGGAACACAAAGCCTTAACTAAAGCTCTGATCCCACTATAGTACTGCCACCTTTAGACCATTTCCCTAATTAGCAGAGAATGGATAGACTTAATGGGAAATTAATTCATTCTTCTTACTCAATTCTTGGGACATGCAATTAGAGAAGGGCAAGAGCAGAACATTTTGCAAgaatataatggaaaaaaaaagttttgtgggTACATCTGTGTATGAAAATTTACTATTCCAAAGTAACAAATTTACAATTTCtcatattcatttcttcttcccatttAATACTCGGGGATAAAAATATTCCAAGTTTGATGGAACTGATGCCTTTGATCAGTTGCTGGGACACATGCAAAGGCAACACAAACTTACGATTGCCAAGGAAAATACATCTTTTCCCTTAGATTTCTCCAAAGTACCACACAGTACTGTTTCCATCCCTTAGAATGCTTCAATGTATTTTCAGTGGGAATGGAGAGGCCACCTAAATTCCACATCTAGTCTTTTGCTTCACTGCTTCTGTCTAACATCTAACAAGGTATCAATACTGTTTGACATTCATCAGGTTCAAAAATTCTTCTGTATGTACAATTAGTTATATAGAAAAGATTATTATCTTAACAGTCTGATGTTATATGTCACTATATCTTCAAATTTAGTCAGGAACTTAAGTCAAGAGCTAATCTGAGTTTTAATTTGACCTTATGTTGTAACGTTGTTTTAACTCATCCCTTCAGTGCAGCATCCTTGAAAAGAACAGCAGTTTGGCAGTGACTAAAAACAAACTCTCAAAATCTTATTAATATGCTTTTCTTTGATAGTTAATTGTCCACTCATCACATTCAAGTTTTACCTTTAAAttctagatttttttgttttgtatttcattacAGTCATTACCCGTTTTATCAACTCACTGCATTATTTGCATAGGGTTTCAagatttgtatatttatatctaGTATGGTATTTGTTATGTATGCTCAAGGTGTGAATCAACCTCATCCAACCAGAACACTCAACTTTCTCTTCAACCTCAACAACTGGTGACCCCTGGACAAGAAACTACTCTTCAGCAATGGAAGAAGATACCAAGCCCAGCAATGCAAAACCAACCGTTTCCACCGTCACAGTGAAGCTGTCACCCTTCTGCGCCAGTGAGGCTGCATCATGGTTTCGGCGAGCAGAAGTTCAGTTCCGACTGAGGAAAGTTACAAGCCCTCAAACCAAGGCCGACTATGTACTGGAAGCCATCCCTGAGACAATTTTTCCTCGCATCACAGCATGGCTGGACAACCAGGACAAAGATGTCATCGACGACCTCAAGCAGTATCTCCTTCAAAGAGTTCACGATCTCCGTCAGCGCCTGGCTCCGACGTCTTCTAAATCTTCGTCTAACACCTCTGGGAGACACCACAGCACATGCAGCATGGAATGAGATGCAAGCTCTAGCTACACTACTTGAACATGACTCTACTACTGGCAAACCACAGCGGGTAGACTTGCTGTGGGAGCTGTGGCTGCAACGTCTTCCCTCATCTGTGAGAGCTGCCCTACACGAAGCTGATGACTGCCCCGTGGAAGAGCTCATAAATAAGGTGGACAATCTTATCAATACCGCAAAAGCGTCCTGTGCCCCCGACACTATCTGCCCTGCCTTAATT contains:
- the LOC135096773 gene encoding uncharacterized protein LOC135096773 isoform X2, with product MYWKPSLRQFFLASQHGWTTRTKMSSTTSSSISFKEFTISVSAWLRRLLNLRLTPLGDTTAHAAWNEMQALATLLEHDSTTGKPQRVDLLWELWLQRLPSSVRAALHEADDCPVEELINKVDNLINTAKASCAPDTICPALIDNLPNTNAARPPVCKWLPDNQTCNCKPGVSSQHGQHGLCYYHHKFGAGACKCTPGCQ
- the LOC135096773 gene encoding uncharacterized protein LOC135096773 isoform X3, with product MEEDTKPSNAKPTVSTVTVKLSPFCASEAASWFRRAEVQFRLRKVTSPQTKADYVLEAIPETIFPRITAWLDNQDKDVIDDLKQYLLQRVHDLRQRLAPTSSKSSSNTSGRHHSTCSME